Genomic DNA from Oncorhynchus mykiss isolate Arlee chromosome 2, USDA_OmykA_1.1, whole genome shotgun sequence:
agttgagatgactaaactgcttggagtaaccctagattgtaaactgtcttggtcaaaacatatttatgcagtagtagctaagatggggagaagtctgtctataataaagcgatgctctgccttcttaacaacactatcaacaaggcaggtcctacagaccctagttttgtcacaccttgactactgttcagtgccggttgtgaaacagcctagaacgaaccagggtgtctgtagtgacacctctagcattgagatgcagtgccttagaccgctgcgccacttgggagccaatAATGATGGACCCCACTGTGTCTCGTTTTTCCAACAAATATATTAACATGTCATTGCGTCATCATGTTTTACTACAAAAGGTAAAGGGGATACTAATTGTTGCCATGTGTCATTTTCAGTACACTAACTTAGGTGGAGGATCCCTTGGAGAGGGGATAATTACTTTTAATGAGTAACTTCTTAAAAACTTTTTATAATCAATTACAAAAGTACTTTTTAAATAGATTATAAGCGGAAGTAACATTTCTATTTTGTCTGCGTATGCACTGAACATTTACGACAGCTCATATTATGATCAATTATCTACCCTGACAATAGATGTAGCTGACATATGACTAATAATTGGTGTCAATTGTTATGCAGTTTGGAAGCACAGACTTAACAGATCAGGGCAGACTGAGGGGAGAGACCAGCATCTTGCCCTTTTGGCATTGGGGAAATGGGCAAATGAGGCGGTGGTTGATGATTAATGGCAAATTATGAATCCTTCCTTTTGAAGTTATCCTTTCCTCCTCTCGACACAAATCCTTCACCCGTATAGACTGTTTTCACTTCAAAGGGCCTATTCAAATAAGTTAATGTATAGATCTATTACCCATGGCCATCTCCAAGCATGCAGCACGTTGGCAGTTTAACCTATCATTGCTCCAGATTACACATTTAAAAAGGAATTTGAAGAACAATTACTAGAATTCATTAGCATTAACCAACCATCAGTGTGTGGGACCCCTGTATGCTGTGGGATGCAGTGAAGGGCTTCATTAGGGATAGCACTACCTCAGACCAAATGTGGGATGTTTACTGGGAtgaatcttgtcctggaggcagagctGAGAGGTTTCCACTTGATGGGCCGGCctcaaagtcaaaattggctacatttatgaaaacaaaaatgagctttttggtcttaatttaaggttagggttaggcacagtgttagcagtgtggttaaggttaggggtaaggttaggttttatgactttgtggctaggCCAGCGAGTGACCACCCTGCAGAgttgcctccaggacaagatctATCCCAATAAATGGCAACCTGCAAATTTCAGGTTTTACAATCGAAGTTACCTGCTGCAGCGTATCTCCGAGTTCTGTACTCAGCTCTTTAACCGCCAGTTGCTAAAGTGCAGAGGCCTGCCTGCCGTTCCGCCATAGATGGAGCCCCATCTGTACAAAAGCCCACCATTCAATCCCATGGAATCCTGTTCTTCATCAATATCACCAcgcagcacactgaacatccATCCCCTGTGCGTTTCATTCTCGGGAATCGTGAGACAGAACAATATGTCCTCGTGAATAGCATCCCACGACATGTATAGCGGACCAAAGTCAATGTATGGGCATCTCAGCCCTCACATCTAACATCCATTTGGAGAGCATAAGCTGGGGAGTTTTTGAGTTTCCTCTTGTTGCTAGCAGTAGCATAAATCATTTGTTTAACAGTGTTATCTGACAAAGGTATTGATGTGAGTCTCTGTGCCTCTGCCTCCccacacattgttttcaccatatcTCTATGTATgagtgtccagtatgaaggaagttagagacTGTTTCCCCAAtgttaactagcgttagcgcaatgactggatgTCTATTGTATCTACTAAGCGAATCCTTTCGGTCAGTCCTCAACACTGTTGACTAGAAGTTGAGGTCCCACGTTCGGTAGTGTTAACCTTGCAGTTCGCCTGAGAACAGTGAAGCAGGAAGACGGGGATTAAGTCATGCTGAGGAAAGCTTAGAGAACGCAGTTTCAGATCAATGTGAAGTCTTTGCTGCCCTCcaaagcaaaaaggcagtaactgctcatagaGTGGAACTGAGAAAAATGTCTTGAAAGTTTTTAATTGTCCAGCCAAATGAATTCTAGGGAGATCATTGGAGATGTAATGATCTGTTGCCTTACAATGAGTAAATTTTTTTGTATTCATGttgaccctgacctctgacatGACCTTTGACCCTTAAACGGCAGTTACTGCATTCTTCCTTGGCATGGTATGTTATAAATTGCAGGGTAATACCAAAACGAAGAGCAGTATCTGCTATTTTAATTTGTTAGTTTACTATACATTTATGCTATTAATACAAGAGCAGTGTAATTACCGACAGTGTAAAAGAGTTTAAACTGCATCATTTGTGTGTCTTCCACTAAGATACCAGTTGCATTTACATTGAGATGTAGGTTCTGCGTCAGTCACATTACATACTGTGTTTCACAAGTAGCCCATGTCTTGTTATAAGAATACATGTTAAAAGCAGCACTGCAATTATTTGAATTACATGAAATTATGACCTGTCTTGTAATATATAATTATGGAACATGATAGATGTATGACGTAGGGTAGtagaaattatttttttaaattaccaTGAGGTTgctaataaaaacattttatttgtattttttcaaatGACACTtttgaatgaataaataaatgacaGCTTTAAGAATACATTTTAAACATATTCACGTTCATATTCATAAGAGGATGCAAATTACATTTATCTACAATTGATAAAATGCTGAATAGTTACATTTCATTTTTATGTAACATTTCATTTTTAAGTAAAACTTCTTCAGTGCTCTTCAGTGCTCTTGCCTGCATTGGAAGTTGCAGCCACATGGAGGAAGTCCCCGAAGTCGTACACCACACCTCCAGGTCGAGCTTTCATTTCCTGTTCCACGCCATGGTGGAAACTGTCTGCACTCATGAAGGTGTGTCCTGGCTCGAGGAACTTGAGGGTGATGTCCTCCATCAAAGTTGAGTCAGCATTGACAACACTCACCAGTGATGTTAGGAGGCACCAGTTtttgttttgtgaagtgcagttATCCACCCAATACCCTGCATGCttgacatctctctccctctccagtgcTGTTACGTAAGATGAAGTAATCTCCTCTGCTTTCCGACCAGCTGTTCCTTCATGCCATACCACTGAGATTGTTTTCTTCTTCCTTTGAGACTTCTTTCCCATGATAGCGAATGTCTCGTGATAGGCAACGATTCTTGTGAACAATGCTGTTTTCACACCTCTCATGCGAGTGAGCATGATGACTTTTTGCATATCAACGCTCCTCACAGACCAGTCCTCAGGCCAATCTTTCTGTGCATCAGCCTGGTAATggcttctgctctgctctgcagaCTTCTTATACTCCTCATATTTCCTACATTGCAAGCAGTCGGGGTTGGGGATGGTGAATTCAAGTGCTGCATGGCTGTTGTCTTGGCAGGCTTGGGTTTCCATGGCCTCATTCTTCCTGTGCTCCATCGTAAGGATGATGACCCTGCACCAAACAGAGCTCTCACTCCTCTTCTCCAAGCTTCACAAAGCTGATGTTCCTTCCCTTTACCGCCTTGCAATAAGTTTCGTAACCGCAGCTGGCATCTTTGTTCTTTTCCTTGTAGTCATTATGCATGAACCGTATATTGACGTCACTAGGGAGGTAGAGGGGCATGCTCTCGTCTGTAGTGGCTGATTTGGGGATGGAAGGACTCAATGTGTGCAGGATTGGATTCATGTTCAATTTGCTCGCTGAAGCTTTCTTTCCCCTCTGATCCTTTGGTGGAATCAGTTTGGTGGTGATTGACTTGCCCATCATTGTGACAATCAGCCTGTCATTTTTGAGGTGTTACAGAAGGTGGTACAGAAACCATCTTCCAAACCGACTGTCAGCGCCAACAGTGATATTTTCCTTAGATTGCTGTGCCACCATGTGAAAGATCCATGTCCTCTTCTCCTTATACTTCATCTCCCAATACTTTTCCCATATTACCTTTTGCCTACCCTCTGAAATATTCTGACTACTTTGCCTCTTGCATTTGGGACCACATGGCTTACCCATTGGTGGAATCTTGGATTTCTTGTTTGATAGGTTGTCTAGAGTTGTGTCCACGGGCCGAGCTGCCACTTGTGCTGGAACATCCAACTCTGAAGGTGGATGataatcttcatcatcatcatcattggcaATTGATTTCTCATCTGATAGACTGATGTCTAAAAAGTCAGAGACCACCCACTGGTTCTCTATTTCCTCAAATAGTGTTGCCACTGTGACTTCAGTTAAAGGGGGTAGATCAGGAATCTTTGTTGGAATgaggccctcaaactcaactgaaATAAACAGAGCAAATTATCAGGGACCTGCATCCTAATGATTCTATTCTGTCATGGATGATAATAGTTAATACTGACATTTTGTGGTGTGCAAATATATGATCATAATCCTTTTCGGTTATTCTATAATATAGGATATAATCAATGTTGATTTTATCTTGTGCAAACATTATCAAAATAATTTTCACTGTCATAAAACTCAGTTAtttataaatacaa
This window encodes:
- the LOC118942057 gene encoding uncharacterized protein LOC118942057, whose translation is MEHRKNEAMETQACQDNSHAALEFTIPNPDCLQCRKYEEYKKSAEQSRSHYQADAQKDWPEDWSVRSVDMQKVIMLTRMRGVKTALFTRIVAYHETFAIMGKKSQRKKKTISVVWHEGTAGRKAEEITSSYVTALERERDVKHAGYWVDNCTSQNKNWCLLTSLVSVVNADSTLMEDITLKFLEPGHTFMSADSFHHGVEQEMKARPGGVVYDFGDFLHVAATSNAGKSTEEH